In one window of Bacteroidota bacterium DNA:
- a CDS encoding DUF4836 family protein, whose product MIEKLKRISLLVVAAVWMVACGGDKHANVVPVPAQASSVAVVKLKSLMGKASYEQLSQLEGFRAWEEEMKNGGEDDQKIQQLMTGVLKDPKSSGVNMEQDVYIYTLSLEKKERYMGISFGVSDPKNLKASLEKTGMKFDTKKGYEVSLKDAGILLFNENRGLMLLASTVEAEAKLEDRAFDYIALKEEASLGANEDFMAFVKEVQDMGLFASLKSLTDGAGMTKTQLESFGMKEQDLASNTFRLFVDFKQGELVFRLDRQMNAGFMAGMKPIAGENLGAEVFKYLPAEHLIGFFGYSINFKNLFANADEAGKKVEMMKQQLDMAKGAMAVAGLSPERLDEMLSGKLLLAITDVRMVTRDNGTQRPDPIYLAALGVKDPKGLDALLEKLGVSLQKEGKISTLANSPLGALYFTYVDQYLLASNERSLIEKISTGTPPAGQPLPQSLLKLASAPLCGYVNLSPDRLSENGKKWDDFGRFAQAAGIDHVALDNTGKQVELHIRFTDANTSSLISLFKTADGLKRQQQPA is encoded by the coding sequence ATGATTGAAAAACTGAAACGCATCAGCCTACTGGTAGTAGCCGCTGTATGGATGGTAGCCTGCGGGGGCGATAAGCACGCAAACGTGGTGCCTGTGCCTGCCCAGGCCAGCAGTGTAGCCGTGGTGAAACTGAAGAGCCTGATGGGCAAAGCCAGCTACGAGCAGCTGAGCCAGCTGGAGGGATTCCGGGCCTGGGAGGAGGAAATGAAAAATGGCGGAGAGGACGATCAGAAGATCCAGCAGCTGATGACCGGTGTGCTGAAGGACCCCAAAAGCAGCGGCGTAAACATGGAGCAGGATGTGTACATCTATACGCTGAGCCTGGAAAAGAAGGAGCGCTATATGGGCATTTCATTCGGTGTTTCGGACCCGAAAAACCTGAAGGCAAGCCTGGAAAAGACCGGAATGAAGTTTGACACCAAAAAGGGATATGAAGTATCGCTGAAAGATGCCGGAATACTCCTCTTCAATGAAAATCGGGGTCTTATGCTGCTTGCCAGCACCGTGGAAGCAGAAGCAAAGCTGGAGGACAGGGCATTTGACTACATAGCCTTGAAAGAAGAGGCTAGCCTGGGCGCAAACGAGGACTTTATGGCCTTTGTAAAGGAAGTGCAGGATATGGGCCTGTTTGCTAGCCTGAAGAGCCTGACCGATGGCGCGGGCATGACCAAAACCCAGCTGGAATCCTTTGGAATGAAGGAACAAGATCTGGCAAGCAATACCTTCAGGCTGTTTGTTGACTTCAAGCAGGGTGAGCTTGTATTCAGGCTAGACCGCCAGATGAACGCGGGCTTTATGGCGGGCATGAAGCCGATAGCTGGCGAAAATCTGGGAGCCGAGGTATTCAAATACCTTCCTGCGGAGCACCTGATTGGTTTCTTTGGTTATAGCATAAACTTCAAAAACCTTTTTGCTAATGCAGATGAGGCCGGCAAGAAGGTGGAGATGATGAAGCAGCAGCTGGATATGGCCAAGGGTGCCATGGCCGTAGCGGGCCTGAGCCCCGAGCGGCTGGACGAGATGCTGAGTGGCAAGCTACTGCTGGCAATAACCGATGTGCGGATGGTAACCCGAGACAATGGCACGCAGCGCCCCGACCCCATCTACCTGGCCGCCCTGGGCGTTAAGGACCCGAAGGGCCTGGATGCCCTGCTAGAAAAACTGGGTGTGAGCCTACAGAAGGAAGGCAAGATAAGCACCCTGGCCAATAGCCCGCTGGGTGCCCTGTACTTTACCTATGTAGACCAATACCTGCTGGCTAGCAACGAGCGTAGCCTGATCGAAAAGATCAGCACCGGTACCCCACCGGCCGGCCAGCCACTGCCACAGAGCCTGCTGAAGCTGGCTAGTGCCCCGCTGTGCGGCTATGTAAACCTGAGCCCCGACCGCCTGAGCGAGAACGGCAAAAAATGGGACGATTTTGGCAGATTTGCCCAAGCGGCAGGGATAGACCACGTGGCACTGGACAACACGGGTAAGCAAGTGGAACTACACATCCGCTTTACAGACGCTAACACCAGTAGCCTGATCAGCCTCTTCAAGACAGCCGATGGCCTGAAGCGGCAGCAACAACCGGCTTAG
- the atpB gene encoding F0F1 ATP synthase subunit A, with product MTHFLSPVSFLRHAASQCLGVALVLCTTWGGGALATEPQNANHPAPGASTENLVHEMEAGEKFDVSETLMHHVIENHDWHIMDLPGTNGYTEIAVHLPWMLYHSEKGFQFFMLSEGSEHANEEKALQHGYALSHGKLHPVRADVQVLEAGGIPSEEFAAHLELDEAGNWVPKKGDHHVVRTHSGVLYAVDTEASVLDFSISKTPLHMMIVALLMLLVFTSVARAYKKRGVKSAPKGLQSLVEPVIMFVEENIAAPNMHGKHKRFMPYLLTLFFFIWISNMLGLMPLSSNIAGNISVTAALAALTLLVTWFSSNKAYWQHIFWFPGVPTGVKFIMMPVEIVGMFTKPFSLTIRLFANIAGGHFMVLALVSLIFILGDSGKSAAGAYGIMPLSVAFTLFILTLEVLVAALQAYVFTMLTAVFIGQAMESHDHHHEHATEDTATVAHA from the coding sequence ATGACCCACTTTCTATCTCCCGTCTCCTTTTTGCGCCACGCTGCCAGCCAGTGCCTGGGCGTGGCCCTGGTGCTGTGCACGACCTGGGGGGGCGGCGCGCTGGCTACCGAACCACAGAACGCAAACCACCCCGCACCTGGGGCATCAACCGAGAACCTGGTGCACGAAATGGAAGCGGGAGAAAAGTTTGATGTAAGCGAAACCCTGATGCACCACGTGATTGAAAATCACGACTGGCACATAATGGATCTGCCGGGCACAAACGGCTACACCGAAATAGCCGTGCACCTGCCTTGGATGCTGTACCACAGCGAAAAGGGTTTTCAATTTTTCATGCTGAGCGAGGGCAGCGAGCACGCCAATGAAGAGAAAGCCCTGCAGCACGGATACGCACTCAGCCACGGCAAACTGCACCCGGTGCGCGCCGATGTGCAGGTACTGGAGGCCGGTGGCATCCCCAGCGAAGAATTTGCCGCCCACCTGGAGCTGGATGAAGCAGGAAACTGGGTACCCAAAAAGGGTGACCACCATGTGGTGCGTACCCATAGCGGGGTGCTGTACGCAGTAGACACCGAGGCCAGCGTGCTGGACTTCAGCATTAGCAAGACCCCCCTGCACATGATGATTGTGGCACTGCTGATGCTGCTTGTCTTCACCTCGGTAGCCCGCGCATACAAAAAGCGGGGGGTAAAGTCGGCCCCAAAAGGGCTGCAGAGCCTGGTAGAGCCAGTCATTATGTTTGTAGAAGAAAACATAGCCGCGCCCAACATGCACGGCAAGCACAAGCGCTTTATGCCCTATCTGCTCACCCTCTTCTTTTTTATCTGGATCAGCAACATGCTGGGCCTGATGCCCTTGAGCAGTAACATTGCCGGAAACATCAGCGTAACCGCCGCCCTGGCTGCCCTTACCCTGCTGGTTACCTGGTTTAGCAGCAACAAAGCCTACTGGCAGCACATCTTCTGGTTTCCGGGCGTGCCCACAGGGGTCAAGTTCATTATGATGCCGGTAGAAATTGTCGGCATGTTTACCAAGCCCTTTTCGCTCACCATCCGGCTTTTTGCCAACATTGCCGGCGGCCATTTTATGGTACTGGCGCTGGTAAGCCTCATCTTTATCCTGGGCGACTCTGGCAAAAGTGCCGCCGGTGCCTATGGCATTATGCCGCTTTCCGTTGCCTTTACGCTCTTTATCCTTACCCTGGAGGTGCTGGTAGCAGCCCTGCAGGCCTATGTGTTCACCATGCTCACGGCCGTCTTCATCGGCCAGGCCATGGAGAGCCATGACCATCACCACGAGCACGCCACCGAGGATACGGCCACGGTAGCACACGCCTAA
- the atpE gene encoding ATP synthase F0 subunit C yields the protein MFVQLLDSIGQFGAGIGAGIAVIGVGMGIGRLAATSVESMARQPEASADIRGSMILTAALIEGVALFGEVVCLLIAVS from the coding sequence ATGTTTGTTCAACTTCTGGATTCGATTGGTCAGTTTGGTGCTGGTATCGGTGCCGGCATCGCGGTAATTGGTGTAGGCATGGGTATCGGCCGCCTGGCTGCCACATCTGTGGAGAGCATGGCACGCCAGCCCGAAGCCTCAGCCGACATCCGTGGATCCATGATCCTCACCGCCGCGCTGATTGAGGGTGTAGCCCTCTTTGGCGAGGTAGTGTGCCTGCTGATCGCTGTAAGCTAA
- the atpF gene encoding F0F1 ATP synthase subunit B, translated as MEIILPKFGLFFWTLVVFLILFFLLKKLAWKPILKAISEREQDIDQKLNAAAKAEKKMQRLTAENERILQEARAEREGILREANAAKDRIVAEAQNRAKAEADKMIAAAQVQIDLAKASAMEELKVSAATLALEIAEKVLRSEFADKGKQEQYIKGLIQEVSLN; from the coding sequence ATGGAAATCATTCTCCCCAAGTTTGGCCTCTTCTTCTGGACCCTGGTGGTCTTTCTGATTCTTTTCTTCCTGCTGAAAAAGCTAGCCTGGAAGCCTATACTAAAGGCAATAAGCGAGCGTGAGCAAGACATAGACCAGAAGCTGAACGCTGCAGCCAAAGCAGAGAAGAAAATGCAGCGCCTAACAGCCGAGAACGAGCGCATCCTGCAAGAAGCACGCGCCGAACGTGAGGGGATACTGCGCGAGGCCAACGCCGCCAAAGACCGCATTGTAGCCGAAGCGCAAAACCGGGCCAAAGCAGAAGCCGACAAAATGATAGCTGCCGCCCAGGTGCAGATAGACCTGGCAAAAGCCAGTGCGATGGAAGAGCTAAAGGTATCGGCCGCCACCCTGGCCCTGGAGATTGCAGAAAAGGTACTGCGCAGCGAATTTGCCGACAAAGGCAAGCAGGAGCAGTACATCAAAGGGCTGATCCAGGAAGTAAGTCTCAACTAG
- the atpH gene encoding ATP synthase F1 subunit delta: MLQDRIAHRYAKSLFELALEKDILEQVKDDLQALDDLFHKSYDLRVLLRSPVITSRKKWAVLNQLLKAKLSDTVFQFLHILTLKGREALLDFVWNEFEKLYNAHKNITVVQVQTAVPLEVVDRQQLIRTLEAQLDTQVDLKEAVDPELIAGLELRIGHKLYDGTIANALRKIKQELVLN; encoded by the coding sequence ATGCTACAGGATCGGATTGCCCACCGCTATGCCAAGTCACTCTTTGAGCTAGCGCTGGAGAAAGACATACTCGAGCAGGTAAAGGACGACCTGCAGGCCCTGGATGACCTCTTCCACAAGAGCTACGACCTGCGCGTGCTACTGCGCAGCCCAGTGATTACGAGCCGAAAAAAGTGGGCGGTGCTAAACCAACTACTAAAAGCCAAGCTGTCCGACACCGTATTCCAGTTTTTGCACATACTGACCCTGAAGGGACGCGAGGCGCTACTGGACTTTGTGTGGAATGAGTTTGAAAAACTGTACAACGCCCACAAGAATATTACCGTGGTACAGGTGCAGACTGCCGTGCCCCTGGAGGTGGTAGACCGCCAGCAGCTGATACGCACCCTGGAAGCCCAGCTGGATACGCAGGTAGACCTGAAAGAAGCCGTAGACCCCGAGCTGATAGCTGGCCTGGAGCTTAGAATCGGCCACAAACTGTACGATGGTACAATAGCCAACGCGCTACGAAAAATTAAACAAGAATTAGTCCTGAATTAG
- the atpA gene encoding F0F1 ATP synthase subunit alpha: protein MIEVRPDEVSAILREQLSGLKSANELEEVGTVLQVGDGIARIYGLTSVQAGELIEFENGLKGMVLNLEEDNVGAVLFGVSEGIKEGDTVRRTRAIASLKVGEGLLGRVIDPLGNPIDGKGPISGQLYDSPFERKAPGVIFREPVSEPLQTGVKAIDGMIPIGRGQRELIIGDRSTGKTAIAIDTIINQKAGFESGKDPVYCIYVASGQKASTVANIVKVLEENGAMQYSVVVAAPASSPTPMQFFAPFAGAAIGEFFRDSGRHALVVFDDLSKQAVAYREVSLLLRRPPGREAYPGDVFYLHSRLLERAAKVIKKDEIAQQMNDLPESFKGIVKGGGSLTALPIIETQAGDVSAYIPTNVISITDGQIFLESDLFNSGVLPAINVGISVSRVGGAAQIKSMKKVAGTLKVSLQQYRELEAFAKFGSDLDASTQAQLEMGKRNVEILKQGQYDPLPVAHQVAILYVGVNNLAKEVPVDKMKQFERSYLQLLESNHGGILEALKAGKLDDEITNTLKKVAAEVAAGFAKA from the coding sequence ATGATAGAAGTACGTCCCGACGAAGTATCTGCCATTCTGCGCGAGCAGCTATCTGGCCTGAAGAGTGCTAACGAACTGGAAGAAGTAGGCACTGTATTGCAAGTAGGCGATGGCATTGCCCGCATCTACGGCCTCACCAGCGTACAGGCTGGCGAGTTGATCGAATTTGAGAACGGCCTGAAAGGCATGGTGCTGAACCTGGAAGAAGACAACGTTGGAGCCGTACTATTTGGTGTCTCCGAGGGGATAAAGGAGGGAGATACCGTTCGCCGTACCCGCGCCATTGCCAGCCTGAAGGTGGGCGAGGGCCTACTGGGCCGCGTAATAGACCCCCTAGGCAATCCCATAGACGGAAAGGGCCCCATCAGCGGCCAGCTGTACGATAGCCCCTTTGAGCGCAAGGCACCCGGCGTAATTTTCCGCGAGCCCGTGAGCGAGCCGCTGCAAACGGGTGTAAAGGCCATAGATGGTATGATTCCCATCGGCAGGGGTCAGCGCGAGCTGATCATTGGCGACCGCTCTACCGGTAAGACGGCCATTGCCATCGACACCATCATCAACCAAAAGGCTGGTTTTGAGAGTGGCAAAGACCCGGTATACTGCATCTATGTAGCCTCCGGACAGAAAGCCTCCACCGTAGCCAACATTGTGAAGGTGCTGGAGGAGAATGGAGCCATGCAGTACTCCGTAGTGGTGGCAGCCCCCGCCAGTAGCCCCACCCCCATGCAGTTTTTTGCCCCCTTTGCCGGAGCTGCCATCGGCGAGTTTTTCCGCGACAGTGGCCGCCACGCCCTGGTGGTATTTGACGACCTGAGCAAGCAGGCCGTAGCTTACCGCGAGGTGAGCCTGCTGCTGCGCCGCCCCCCGGGGCGCGAGGCCTACCCCGGCGACGTATTCTACCTGCACAGCCGCCTGCTGGAGCGTGCCGCCAAGGTGATTAAAAAGGACGAGATAGCCCAGCAGATGAACGACCTGCCTGAGTCCTTCAAAGGGATCGTAAAAGGCGGCGGATCCCTTACAGCCCTGCCTATCATCGAAACGCAGGCGGGCGACGTATCGGCCTACATCCCCACCAACGTGATCTCCATTACGGATGGACAGATCTTCTTGGAGAGCGACCTGTTCAACAGCGGCGTGCTACCCGCCATCAACGTGGGGATCAGCGTAAGCCGTGTAGGGGGTGCTGCCCAGATCAAGTCGATGAAAAAAGTAGCCGGTACGCTGAAGGTGAGCCTACAGCAGTATCGCGAGCTGGAGGCCTTTGCCAAGTTCGGCTCCGACCTGGATGCCTCTACCCAGGCACAGCTGGAAATGGGCAAGCGCAACGTAGAGATCCTGAAGCAGGGCCAATACGATCCGCTTCCCGTAGCCCATCAGGTAGCTATCCTGTACGTAGGGGTGAACAACCTGGCCAAAGAGGTGCCCGTAGACAAGATGAAGCAGTTTGAACGTAGCTATCTGCAGCTACTGGAAAGCAACCATGGGGGCATTCTGGAAGCCCTGAAGGCGGGCAAGCTGGATGACGAAATTACCAACACCCTGAAAAAAGTGGCTGCCGAGGTAGCTGCCGGATTCGCCAAAGCCTAA
- the atpG gene encoding ATP synthase F1 subunit gamma, which yields MPSLKEIRARIRSVQTTQQTTKAMKMVAASKLRRAQDNIVQFRPYARKLKGLLGNLTASTEGQLSSPYAEANESNTVLLVLITSNRGLCGAFNNQIIKKLARDVETTYAEQAANGKLKLLCIGKRGYDFFRRRSLPLVGQNHDVFAGISFETVNAVASQVMDGYLKGEWGKVVLYYNSFKNVATQIPTADSFLPVSLENLEKGSELKTDYIFEPKKEAMLTQLIPQILRIQFYASCLESNAAEHGARMVAMDNATENAQVLIDDLKLKFNKARQAAITNEILEIVGGAEALSA from the coding sequence ATGCCCAGCTTAAAAGAGATACGCGCACGTATCCGGAGTGTGCAAACCACGCAGCAGACCACCAAGGCCATGAAAATGGTGGCGGCCAGCAAGCTGCGCAGGGCACAGGACAACATCGTGCAGTTCCGCCCCTATGCCCGCAAACTGAAGGGCCTGCTCGGTAACCTGACTGCCAGCACCGAGGGGCAGCTAAGCAGCCCCTATGCCGAGGCCAATGAGTCGAACACCGTGCTCTTGGTGCTCATTACCTCAAACCGTGGGCTGTGCGGCGCTTTCAACAACCAGATTATCAAAAAGCTGGCTCGGGATGTGGAAACCACCTACGCCGAGCAGGCCGCAAATGGCAAGCTGAAGCTGCTGTGTATTGGTAAGCGGGGCTACGACTTCTTTCGTCGCCGTAGCCTGCCCCTTGTGGGCCAGAACCATGATGTGTTTGCCGGGATAAGTTTCGAAACGGTAAATGCCGTAGCTAGCCAGGTGATGGATGGATACCTGAAGGGAGAATGGGGAAAAGTAGTACTATACTACAATAGCTTCAAGAATGTGGCTACCCAGATACCTACAGCAGATAGCTTCCTGCCTGTAAGCCTGGAAAACCTGGAGAAGGGTTCGGAGCTAAAGACTGACTACATCTTCGAGCCGAAAAAGGAAGCCATGCTCACGCAGCTTATTCCGCAGATCCTGCGCATACAGTTTTATGCCAGCTGCCTGGAGAGCAACGCCGCCGAGCATGGGGCACGTATGGTAGCCATGGACAATGCCACCGAAAACGCCCAGGTGCTGATAGATGACCTGAAACTGAAGTTCAACAAGGCACGCCAGGCAGCCATCACCAACGAAATTCTGGAAATAGTAGGTGGGGCCGAAGCACTAAGTGCCTAG
- the folP gene encoding dihydropteroate synthase, protein MIPYTPSLNCRGQLLALDVPRLMGILNLTPDSFSDSGKYNNTDAALRHVEQMLAEGADIIDIGAYSSRPGATHITPEEELARLRGPVSAIRDRFPEVILSIDTFRAAVAHPMLQMGVQIVNDIAGGLQDPTLMALAAQHQAPYVLMHMQGTPQSMQHNPQYAAVEQEVHAYFVEGLRRARAAGLGDVMLDPGFGFGKTAEHNYRLFAHLSTFGLLGAPLLIGISRKSMLTRALGIEPAGSLPVASALHYRALCAGVRILRVHDVAAAAAVRTLYQQYGAI, encoded by the coding sequence ATGATTCCGTACACGCCCAGTCTCAACTGTCGCGGGCAGCTGCTCGCGCTGGATGTGCCCAGGCTCATGGGCATCCTGAACCTGACCCCGGACAGCTTTAGCGACAGCGGAAAGTACAATAACACGGACGCAGCCCTACGGCACGTGGAGCAGATGCTGGCAGAAGGGGCCGATATCATAGATATTGGTGCCTATAGCAGCCGCCCAGGGGCCACACACATTACGCCCGAGGAGGAACTAGCACGGCTGCGCGGGCCCGTTTCAGCCATTCGCGACCGATTTCCCGAGGTCATCCTGAGTATAGACACATTCCGTGCCGCCGTGGCACACCCCATGCTGCAAATGGGGGTGCAGATTGTGAACGATATAGCGGGCGGGCTGCAAGACCCCACACTGATGGCACTGGCCGCGCAGCACCAGGCACCCTATGTACTGATGCACATGCAGGGTACCCCACAAAGCATGCAGCACAACCCGCAGTATGCAGCAGTAGAGCAGGAGGTGCACGCCTACTTTGTGGAAGGGCTACGCCGCGCGCGGGCTGCCGGGCTAGGCGATGTAATGCTGGATCCTGGCTTTGGCTTTGGCAAAACCGCCGAGCATAACTACCGCCTCTTTGCCCACCTGTCTACCTTTGGCCTGCTGGGTGCCCCTTTGCTTATTGGCATCAGCCGGAAGAGCATGCTGACCAGGGCCCTGGGCATAGAGCCCGCTGGCAGCCTGCCTGTAGCAAGTGCACTGCACTACCGCGCACTTTGCGCCGGGGTTCGTATCTTGCGGGTACACGATGTGGCGGCGGCAGCGGCCGTGCGCACGCTATACCAGCAGTATGGAGCTATTTAG
- the cdaA gene encoding diadenylate cyclase CdaA: MELFRIGFISFNLIDLMDVSLVSFLFYRIHRALRNTMAIPLVSLLVLAFIFTQLVDLFNFSVMGRLFEEFLQLASIALMVIFAPELRRMALSLGQHSFFERFRRRFGEGLSGNLPYSEIIAAVEEMAESRTGAIIVLMGNTNLDSFIKTGDEINASVSKRLLLSIFHKNSPLHDGAVLLKDNTILAARVVLPVSDDPDIPPELGLRHRSALGISEITDAEAIVVSEETGKVSFASRGRLKRNLSAAELKQFMLDFHSDTGQTLV; the protein is encoded by the coding sequence ATGGAGCTATTTAGGATTGGCTTTATCTCCTTCAACCTGATCGACCTGATGGATGTGTCGCTGGTAAGCTTCTTGTTTTACCGCATCCACCGGGCGCTGCGCAATACCATGGCCATTCCCCTGGTATCGCTGCTGGTTCTGGCCTTTATCTTTACCCAGCTGGTAGACCTCTTCAACTTCTCTGTCATGGGCCGTTTGTTCGAGGAGTTTCTGCAGCTGGCCAGCATTGCCCTGATGGTTATTTTTGCGCCCGAGCTACGGCGTATGGCCCTTAGCCTGGGCCAGCATAGCTTTTTCGAACGATTTCGCCGCCGTTTTGGCGAAGGCCTGAGTGGCAACCTACCCTATAGCGAGATAATAGCCGCCGTAGAAGAAATGGCAGAGAGCCGTACGGGGGCAATCATTGTGCTTATGGGCAATACAAACCTGGACAGTTTTATCAAAACGGGTGACGAAATCAATGCCAGTGTAAGTAAGCGGCTGCTGCTTTCCATCTTCCACAAGAATAGCCCGCTGCACGATGGGGCTGTGCTACTAAAGGACAATACCATCCTGGCAGCGCGGGTAGTGCTACCCGTTTCCGACGATCCGGACATTCCGCCAGAGCTGGGACTGCGCCACCGCTCTGCCCTGGGTATCAGCGAGATAACAGATGCAGAGGCCATTGTGGTAAGTGAGGAAACAGGCAAGGTCAGCTTTGCCTCGCGGGGCCGACTGAAGCGGAACCTGAGTGCGGCTGAGCTGAAGCAGTTTATGCTGGACTTTCACAGCGATACCGGCCAGACCCTCGTTTAA
- a CDS encoding N-acyl homoserine lactonase family protein, translated as MAKKGPGPLSKLNILLGGQYADYMPIWVWVIEHPEGLIVIDTGEIPEAMDSDQHLAGESALNRYISRHTMRFRIADTEVLDRQFERLGLQLDRVQLVILTHLHLDHTDGLRFFPKTEVVVGEVEWKHPYSPSSSTWPKGFRPRTLTYLPDQLPIFGAAMPLTQAGDLLYLPTPGHTRGHSSVLLRADEGDIFFAGDVTYTQQQLLLRQLPGVHQDYGLARNTYQKILDYAQQRPFLYLPSHDPEAGLRLVQKQFLVEH; from the coding sequence TTGGCGAAGAAGGGGCCTGGTCCGCTCTCTAAGCTGAATATTCTACTGGGCGGTCAGTATGCCGACTACATGCCTATCTGGGTGTGGGTGATCGAACATCCAGAGGGGCTCATTGTCATTGATACTGGTGAAATACCGGAAGCCATGGATAGCGATCAGCACCTGGCCGGCGAATCTGCTCTCAATCGATACATATCCCGGCATACTATGCGTTTCCGGATAGCCGATACTGAGGTGCTGGATAGGCAGTTTGAGCGCCTGGGTCTCCAGCTAGATCGCGTACAGTTGGTGATTCTTACTCACCTACATTTGGACCATACCGATGGCCTTCGCTTTTTTCCCAAGACAGAGGTGGTGGTGGGAGAGGTCGAGTGGAAGCACCCTTATAGCCCCTCTTCCAGCACCTGGCCCAAGGGATTTCGGCCTCGAACGCTCACCTATCTACCAGATCAGTTACCCATATTTGGCGCGGCCATGCCTCTGACCCAAGCTGGAGACTTGCTGTATTTGCCTACCCCAGGGCATACGCGTGGCCATAGCTCGGTGCTACTACGCGCGGATGAAGGGGATATATTTTTTGCAGGGGATGTGACCTACACCCAGCAGCAGTTGCTGCTGAGGCAGCTGCCCGGGGTGCACCAGGATTATGGCTTAGCGCGTAATACCTACCAGAAGATTCTAGACTATGCCCAGCAGCGGCCGTTCCTCTACCTGCCCAGCCACGACCCAGAAGCCGGGTTACGGCTGGTTCAGAAGCAGTTTTTGGTAGAGCACTAG
- a CDS encoding Crp/Fnr family transcriptional regulator yields the protein MSAHPLAKHLHAQQLDPVVIKAVEQAFQVQTVSRKAQLLRPGDTASHLYYVETGGLRVYYEKLGKDLSGYFFLENGFAGAYDSFITQQPSRQGLEAMEESTLWGISYPAFQQLLNTHPVLNRWIRVLLEERFVALHALYAAHLLDSPAERYRWLCDTRPELLQRVPQHQLATFLGITPVSLSRIRRRQQAVEGGL from the coding sequence ATGAGTGCTCACCCTCTCGCTAAACATCTGCACGCGCAGCAGCTAGACCCAGTGGTTATTAAAGCCGTGGAACAAGCTTTTCAGGTGCAAACGGTATCGCGAAAAGCGCAGCTGCTTCGGCCTGGCGATACAGCAAGCCACTTGTATTATGTGGAGACCGGAGGGCTGAGGGTGTACTATGAAAAGCTGGGAAAAGATCTATCGGGCTACTTCTTCCTCGAGAATGGTTTTGCCGGGGCTTATGACAGCTTTATTACCCAGCAGCCTAGTAGGCAAGGGCTGGAGGCCATGGAAGAGAGCACGCTATGGGGAATCTCCTACCCAGCTTTCCAACAACTTTTGAACACTCATCCCGTCCTGAATCGCTGGATACGGGTGCTGCTAGAGGAGCGCTTTGTAGCCCTGCATGCACTATACGCGGCCCATCTTTTGGATAGCCCCGCAGAGCGCTATAGGTGGCTATGCGATACTAGGCCCGAGTTGCTCCAGCGGGTACCTCAGCACCAACTGGCTACTTTTCTCGGGATTACGCCGGTTTCGCTCAGCCGCATCAGAAGACGGCAGCAAGCTGTCGAGGGTGGGCTCTAG